A genome region from Marasmius oreades isolate 03SP1 chromosome 5, whole genome shotgun sequence includes the following:
- a CDS encoding uncharacterized protein (BUSCO:EOG092619GP): MNRLAQLPLRIIQFPLRIFRPAGDVNLIRIKRRRAIMAAIGRRASLLTVSLFLIGYLWLLAIPSSQLGRGTYIDENALQPGQVNTYWNWDDVRNADRYLERLEQLRDSNATSEQRVSFLLDEFRKMGLPAASQKYKFTTLSKKNAQGKNVYAMFSSPRASGVEAMVVSASWISRVDEGSGQLNLRGVAMVLALAKFLKQYSLWAKDLIFVLSDGHLDGMHAWLNAYHGSTQTNLITEPLMLSSGVIWTALCIDYPGHSFSHLGMFHEGLNGRLPNQDLLNSFQRIAQYRAGVPVIIYDHLDPRDYPELRNDILPQWIPGFLRDDHDLITYAYQARNVYRHFRYQASGRGSGVHGLFHQFRIDAFTIFALPAAGPHGFHALGGIVESTLRTTNNLLERLHASFFFYIMTGPERFLKIGSYLPSGIAISVAMMFAGLKAWVEAAKTHRTRPVLAVILKYMLPTHALGGIVYLAITSGLVDSVPKMVALCLIIFVSPLILVSAPKPAERIAPLAAVLKALSLCFTSTVISIIAVLNFSLSATLAAILGLPLSLSSPSTSLPLRFVKYALYFGFGVGWLFNMENLQQLLWDWQALNIWLLPFLCLVYTPVVLQASIVCLL, encoded by the exons ATGAACCGTTTGGCGCAACTTCCTTTGCGCATTATACAGTTTCCTTTACGTATATTTCGTCCGGCTGGAGACGTCAATCTCATTCGAATAAAGAGAAGGCGAGCTATAATGGCAGCGATTGGCCGGAGAGCCAGCCTTTTGAC TGTATCCCTATTTCTGATTGGATATCTTTGGCTCCTCGCTATACCGTCATCTCAACTAGGCCGTGGAACATACATCGACGAAAATGCCCTCCAACCAGGTCAA GTCAACACCTACTGGAACTGGGATGACGTTCGAAATGCTGATAGATATCTGGAAAGACTGGAACAACTCCGCGATTCAAATGCCACGAGTGAGCA GCGAGTGTCCTTCCTGCTTGATGAGTTCCGAAAGATGGGACTTCCGGCTGCTTCTCAGAAATATAAGTTCACGACTCTGTCGAAG AAGAACGCCCAAGGCAAGAATGTCTACGCTATGTTCTCGTCTCCTAGAGCGTCGGGAGTGGAAGCGATGGTCGTTAGTGCGTCCTGGATAAGTCGAGTTGATGAAGGATCTGGACAATTAAACTTGCGAGGCGTGGCCATGGTTCTCGCACTGGCGAAATTTCTTAAGC AGTACTCGTTATGGGCCAAAGACCTCATTTTTGTGCTTAGTGATGGCCATCTAGACGGGATGCATGCGTGGCTGAACGCATATCATGGCTCCACTCAAACGA ATCTCATCACTGAACCGCTCATGTTGTCGTCTGGGGTAATATGGACCGCTCTCTGCATTGACTATCCAGGACACTCCTTTTCTCATCTGGGCATGTTCCATG AGGGCTTGAATGGCCGCTTACCTAACCAAGATCTCCTCAATTCGTTCCAACGCATTGCACAGTACAGAGCAGGTGTTCCTGTCATTATCTATGATCACCTTGACCCAAGAGATTATCCTGAATTACGAAACGATATTTTACCTCAATGGATACCTGGTTTTCTGCGTGATGATCATGATCTAATAACGTACGCGTATCAGGCTCGAAACGTCTATCGCCATTTTCGGTATCAGGCTAGTGGCCGCGGGAGTGGTGTTCATGGGCTGTTTCACCA GTTTCGTATAGATGCCTTCACAATCTTTGCTTTGCCTGCAGCCGGACCCCACGGTTTCCACGCGTTAGGCGG CATCGTTGAATCCACATTGCGGACCACGAATAATCTCTTAGAGCGGTTACACGCCTCGTTTTTCTTCTACATCATGACAGGCCCCGAAAGATTCCTTAAAATTGGAAGTTATCTTCCGAGTGGGATCGCCATTAGTGTCGCAATGATGTTCGCCGGACTGAAAGCTTGGGTTGAGGCGGCGAAAACCCACCGAACCCGGCCTGTATTGGCCGTCATTCTGAAATACATGTTGCCTACACATGCACTCGGAGGTATTGTCTACCTTGCAATTACTAGCGGCTTGGTGGATAGTGTG CCGAAAATGGTCGCACTATGTTTGATCATCTTTGTATCGCCGTTGATACTTGTATCAGCTCCTAAACCAGCGGAACGAATCGCGCCCCTTGCCGCGGTATTGAAGGCTCTGAGTCTTTGCTTCACGTCAACCGTGATTTCTATTATAGCCGTGCTCAACTTTTCACTATCAGCGACGTTGGCGGCTATATTGGGACTGCCTCTTTCGTTATCCTCACCTTCTACCTCTTTACCTTTGCGATTCGTCAAGTATGCTCTATACTTCGGGTTTGGTGTGGGGTGGTTATTTAACATGGAGAACTTACAACAGTTACTTTGGGATTGGCAAGCCCTCAATATCTGGTTGTTACCTTTCCTATGTTTGGTTTATACCCCTGTCGTACTCCAGGCCAGTATTGTATGTCTCCTGTAG